A portion of the Pleuronectes platessa chromosome 15, fPlePla1.1, whole genome shotgun sequence genome contains these proteins:
- the mrps17 gene encoding 28S ribosomal protein S17, mitochondrial: MSVKQASVHAKWIIGRVIGTKMAKTAKVRVTRLVLDPYLLKFYNKRKTYFAHDALRQCTVGDIVLLKALPEARSKHVKHELAEIVYKVGRVVDPLTGKSVAGDEFLEPLTDLGPDGETTLSEKLQELNISAAPTSGTESQPPATPAP; the protein is encoded by the exons ATGTCGGTCAAGCAGGCTTCGGTCCACGCCAAGTGGATCATCGGCAGAGTAATAGGGACCAAGATGGCCAAAACTGCCAAAGTGAGAGTCACACGCCTGGTGCTGGATCCTTACCTGCTCAAG TTCTACAACAAGAGGAAGACTTACTTTGCCCATGATGCTCTGCGACAGTGCACCGTGGGAGACATCGTCCTCCTCAAGGCTCTGCCCGAGGCCAGGTCCAAACACGtgaagcacgaactggctgagaTAGTGTATAAAGTGGGTCGGGTGGTCGACCCACTGACAGGAAAGAGTGTAGCAGGAGACGAGTTCCTGGAGCCTCTGACTGACCTCGGCCCGGACGGCGAGACAACGTTATCGGAAAAACTGCAGGAGCTGAACATCTCTGCCGCCCCCACCAGTGGAACCGAGTCCCAGCCACCGGCAACTCCAGCACCGTGA
- the LOC128457464 gene encoding protein NipSnap homolog 2, whose protein sequence is MATRVLQRVGCGLTRTKHGLLASGLVAVAARSFTVLREDSWFKSLFVRKVDPRKDAHSHLLAKKEDNNLYKIQFHNVKPECLDDYNELCEDVLPSIHANPELPCELVGTWNTWYGEQDQAVHLWRYRGGYPALTEVMNKLKQNKDFTNYRTERGKMLLSRRNQLLLEFSFWNEPVPRSGPNIYELRSYQLRPGTMIEWGNYWARAIDIRQQNHEAVGGFFSQIGSLYTVHHLWAYKDLQSREVTRNLAWQRDGWDEVVYYTVPLIQHMESRIMIPMKTSPLK, encoded by the exons ATGGCCACCCGAGTCCTTCAGAGAGTCGGCTGCGGCCTCACTCGGACCAAACACGGGCTCCTTGCCAGCGGACTTGTCGCTGTGGCAGCGAG GAGCTTTACAGTTCTGCGTGAGGACAGCTGGTTCAAGTCTCTGTTTGTGAGAAAGGTCGACCCCAGAAAAGACGCTCACTCTCATCTGCTCGCCAAGAAAGAAGACAACAATCTGTACAAAATACAGT TTCACAATGTCAAGCCTGAATGCCTTGATGATTACAATGAACTTTG TGAGGACGTCCTGCCTTCTATTCACGCTAACCCTGAATTACCCTGTGAGCTGGTGGGCACCTGGAACACATGGTATGGAGAGCAGGACCAGGCAG TTCACCTGTGGAGATATCGGGGAGGATACCCGGCTCTCACAGAAGTCATGAACAAACTCAAGCAGAATAAG GACTTTACTAACTACCGGACAGAGAGGGGGAAGATGCTGCTGTCTCGTAGGAACCAGTTGCTGCTGGAGTTCAGTTTCTGGAACGAACCTGTGCCTCGTTCAGGGCCGAACATCTACGAGCTCAGATCGTACCAACTCAGG CCTGGAACTATGATTGAGTGGGGAAACTACTG GGCGCGAGCTATTGACATCCGCCAGCAGAACCATGAGGCGGTGGGAGGCTTCTTCTCTCAGATAGGAAGTCTGTACACGGTTCATCACTTGTGGG cttaCAAAGACCTCCAGTCCAGAGAAGTCACCAGAAACTTAGCGTGGCAGCGTGACGGCTGGGACGAGGTTGTTTATTACACAG